TGCCAGGGTTGATGTAGCCTGGTTGCATGGAGCCGTTGCAAAAGATTTGAAACTCGAAATGCAGGCGAAATTTACGCAGCAAAAAACTACATTCAAGAATTATAGTAAATATGTTTTTGACGACCCGGCACGTAAATTTTCTACGGAAGAAGTAAATATTTATTCAGGAAAAATTGACGAAACCGGAAAAGCCAATGTCAGCATCCAGCCAAGATTACAGTCGCAGGCACCGGGAATGCTAAAAGCATCGTTTATTACTAAAGTGTATGAAAACGGAGGTGACTTTAGTACAGATGTTATCTCGGCAACTTATTCGCCTTTCCAAACTTATGTGGGTGTAAAAACTCCGGAACCAAACAAATACGGAATGCTTGAAACCGGAAAAAGCAATGCATTTGATGTAGTAACGGTTGATGAAAACGGAAGACCAAAAGCGGTTAGAAATCTGGAAGTAAGAGTCTACAAAGTAGATTGGCGCTGGTGGTGGGACGCTTCAGATGATTTGTCAAATTACAGCAGTTCCACAACAAATACTCCGTTCTATTCTCAGGTATTGAATACAGACGGTTCCGGTAAGGCCCGATTCCAGTTTAAGACAACCGACGATGAATGGGGGCGCTATCTTGTGCGGGTAACAGACCCTAACGGAGGACATTCTTCTGGTGAAACTGTAATGATTGATTGGCCAATCTGGTCCGGAAAAACAAGAAATACCAACGGTGCAGAAGCAAAAATGCTGGTATTCTCGGCAGACAAGGAAAAATACAATGTTGGAGAAAAAGCTATCGTTTCTTTCCCGTCAAGTGAAGGTGGACGTGCCCTGATTTCACTTGAAAGTGGTGCGCAGGTAGTCCAGACATTATGGGCAGAAAGCAAAAAAGGGGAAACACAGGTTGAAATACCGATTACCTCGAAGATGGCGCCTAATGTGTATATCCATATCACATTACTGCAACCCCATGCTTCTACAAAAAATGACTCGCCAATTCGTCTGTACGGAATTATCCCGATTGAAGTGGTCGATAAAAATACGGTTCTGGAACCACAGATAGCCATGCCGGAAGTTTTAAAACCGGAGCAGAAAACGACAATAAAAGTAAGTGAGAAGAATGGAAAGGCAATGACGTACACTATAGCAATTGTTGATGAAGGATTGCTGGACCTTACCCGATTCAAGACTCCAAATGCATGGAACAGTTTCTATTCAAGAGAAGCCCTTGGTGTGAAAACGTGGGATATTTATGATGAAGTTATAGGAGCCTATGGTGGTAAGGTAAATCAGATTTTCAGTATTGGAGGTGATGAGGATTTAGGTGGTGGACAGGCTAAAAAAGCCAACCGATTTAAACCGGTTGTAATCTATCTCGGGCCTTATTCGTTGTCAAAAGGGCAAACAAAATCTCATGAAATTACACTTCCAAAATATGTAGGTTCGGTAAGGACAATGGTGGTGGCAGGTGATACCCAAACCAGTGCTTATGGAAGTGTGGAGAAAACAACTCCGGTCAGAAATCCGCTGATGATATTGGCATCATTGCCAAGAAAAGTTTCTCCGGGAGAGAAGGTAACCTTGCCGGTTACGGTTTTTGCAATGGAAAAGCATGTTAAAAATGTTACCCTACAATTGAAAACCAATAATGGCTTCCGTGTCATTGGAAACTCAAAACAGACCTTGTCGTTTGCACAGCCAGACGAAAAAATAGCCTATTTTGATTTAAATGTTGGCGATTTGACAGGAATCGGAAAAGTTACGGTAGTAGCGACTTCCGGAAAAGAAAAAGCCAGCTTTGATGTAGAACTGGATATCCTGAATCCGAATCCGGTAACGCAGGATTATAAAGAACTGATATTGGAACCAAACAGTTCCGGAACCATCAACTGGGATGCCTTTGGAGTAGCCGGAACAAATACGGCTAAACTGGAAGTTTCGGCATTCCCTTCAATGGATTTTAACAAGCGATTGGATTACTTAATCCAATATCCGCACGGATGTCTGGAGCAGACCACATCAAGCGTATTCCCACAATTGTATTTGGGCGATATTGCTGATTTGGATACGGCCAGAAAATCCAAAATCCAAAAGAATATTACGGCCGGAATCCAAAAACTGGCGCAATTCCAGTTAGCGAATGGAGGATTTGCTTATTGGCAAGGCAATCAGACTCCGGACGATTGGAGTACGACCTATGTTGGGCATTTCCTGATTGAAGCAGAGAGAAAAGGCTATGCGCTTCCTGCCAACCTGAAAAAGCAATGGCTTGCCTATCAGTCAAAAACGGCAAAACAATGGCGCTACAACGAAGGCTACCGTAATGATTTTGCACAATCCTATAGATTGTATGTATTGGCTTTGGCGGGTAATCCGGATTTGTCGTCGATGAACAGGCTTAGAGAAACTTCAGGAATTACGAACGATACCAAACTAAGGCTTGCGGCTACGTATGCATTGGCCGGACAGAAAAATGTAGGAATGACATTGCTTGGACAGAGCAAAGTAGACGAAGATTCAATGTATGGTTACTACTATTATTATGGTTCCAGCGAAAGAAACCGAGCCATGGCTTTGGAGACTTTACTGTTGTTAGGAAGAAAAACAGAAGCCTTTACTATGGCAACGAAATTGGCAAAAGAAATGTCTTCCAACCGATGGATGTCAACACAAACTACTGCTTATTGCTTATATGCGATGTCGAAATTCGCACAGCAGAACGGAACGAAGGGAATTGATGTAAGCTTTACCAGCAGAGGCAAATCGGAAACGATTAAAACGGCAAAAGCATTTGCTGACAGAAGCCTGCAGGTAACCGGAAGTGGCAATTCGGTTACGGTTAAAAATAATAAAAATACGACACTTTACATAAAAGTGATTACGAGCGGCATCCTGCCTATCGGACAGGAACAGACAGAACAGAGAGGCTTGTCTACAGATATTACTTTCCGTGACCGAAAAGGAAATGCCATCAATGTTGCTTCACTGGCACAAGGAACGGAATTTGTAGCAGAAGTTACGGTTTCCAATACTAAAGGCGAAACGGTTGAAAATGTTGCCCTGACGCAGATTATTCCATCGGGTTGGGAAATTGTAAATACGCGTTTCACGGATTATGGAAGTTTTGCGGACAACAAGGTAGATTATACGGATATTCGTGACGACCGTACGAATTTTTATTTTACGCTCAAGTCAAATGAAACCAAAACCTTCAGGATTCTGCTGAATGCATCCTACCTCGGGAAATATTATTTGCCGGGAGTACAATGTGAAGCAATGTATGACAATTCCTATTATGCCAGAACGCAGGGACAGTGGGTTAATGTCGTGAAATAACACCTTGAAAGGAAAGTCTTCTGTGAAGAAGCCTAATTGGAGTAGGAATTGAAAAGTAAGATAAAAGCGTTTTTTAAACGCATATTGGATAGGATAAAACGCAATCCGAAGAAATCTGTTTTCTTCGGGTTGCTTTTTATTGTCTACTATTTTTGCCTGCCGAGAACACTTTTTGAGCAGCCTTATTCTACCGTAATTGAAAGTGAAGAAGGCGAGCTTTTAGGTGCTAAAATTGCCCGTGACGGACAATGGCGGTTTCCGGCACAGGATTCCATACCTGAAAAATTCAAAAAATGTATCGTCTATTTTGAAGATGAACATTTTTACCAACATCCCGGATTCAACCCGATTGCGATGGTCAAAGCCGCAAAACAAAATCACGATGCGGGTAGGGTAGTTCGTGGCGGAAGTACGTTGACACAACAGGTTATCCGACTTTCAAGAGGTGAAAAGAAAAGAAACTATTTCGAAAAGCTGGTCGAGTTGGTATTGGCAACCCGTTTGGAATTTCGCTATTCCAAAGAAAAAATATTAGAATTGTATGCCGCCCACGCTCCCTATGGAGGAAATGTTGTAGGTCTGGAAATGGCTTCCTGGCGTTATTTTGGAGTACAGCCGCATCAATTATCCTGGGCCGAAACGGCAACATTGGCGGTACTTCCCAACGCGCCCAGTCTGATTTATCCGGGTAAAAACCAACAAAAACTTCTGAATAAGCGTAATGGTTTGCTAAAAAAATTATATCAGGAAAAAATAATCGATAAAACTACCTATGAGCTTTCCGTATTGGAAGAGTTGCCTCAAAAGCCTTATGACTTGCCCCAAATAGCGCCGCATTTGCTTCAAAATGTTGCCAGAAGACAAGAAGGCACAAGAGTAAAGACAACGGTCAAATTTGCACTTCAAAATCGCGTGAACCAAATCGCCACGCAATATTATAATCAATACAGACAGTCGGAAATTTATAACCTGGCCATCATTGTTGTAGATGTCGAAACAAGAAATATCCTGAGTTATGTAGGTAATTCTCCAACAGACAAAGACCATCAAAAAGATGTTGACATTATTACGGCTCCAAGAAGTACAGGTAGTATATTAAAACCCTTGCTCTATGCTTCGATGCTTGATGCAGGAGAAATACTTCCTAATACTCTGGTTCCGGATATTCCAACACAAATTGCGGGTTATAGCCCTAAAAACTTCGATTTGACTTATGACGGAGCTGTTCCGGCACATCGAGCCCTGTCGCGTTCGTTGAATATTCCTTCAGTACTGATGCTTAAAGACCATGGCGTTTATCGTTTTTACGACCAATTACAGCAGTTAAAGTTGCGGGACATCAACAAGCATCCAAACCATTACGGACTTTCACTCATTCTTGGTGGAGCAGAAAGCAATCTTTGGGATTTGACGAAAACCTATGCCGGACTTACATCTACTTTAAATTACTTTACGACGCATTCGGCAAAATACCGTACGGATGAATTCAAGGAACTGAACTGGTTGCACGGAGCAAAATTGGATTTCGGAAAGGAATCTTATGATAAGAAAAACTTAGGGGCGGCGTCTATCTGGCTGACGTATAACGCCATGAAAGAAGTCAACCGTCCGGAAGGTGATGAAGCCTGGAAATTCTATGACTCATCACTGGAAGTGGCCTGGAAAACAGGAACCAGTTTTGGCAACCGCGACGGATGGGCCATCGGGACAAATTCAAGATATGTAGTAGGAGTGTGGGTTGGAAATGCTTCCGGTGAAGGACGTCCTTCTTTGACCGGAGTAGGAAGTGCGGCGCCTGTTTTGTTTGATGTGTTCAATCTTTTGCCCAGAAAAAAATGGTTTACGACTCCGTATGATGATTTGGAAGAAGCCGAAGTTTGCCAGTTGAGCGGCCATATTGCAGGCGAATATTGCCCTAAAATCAAACAGTGGATTCCGCTAAAAAGCAAACAGACCACGGTTTGTCCTTATCATAAACTGATACATCTCGATGCTTCGGGAGAATATCAGGTAAACAGCAATTGTGAAGAAGTAGACCGGATGGTAGCAAAACCCTGGTTTGTATTGCCTCCGGTTATGGAATTGTATTATAAGACCAAGCACATCAATTATGTTCCACTGCCTCCGTTTAGGCCAGATTGTCTCGGAGCTTCTTCTTATTCAATGGATTTTATTTACCCAAAAGAGAATGGCAAAGTCTATCTTACCAAAAATTTTAACGGAGAAATCCAGCCCTTTATCATAAAAGTGGCCCATTCCGACCAAAAGGCAAAACTATTCTGGTATCTGAATGATAAGTTTTTAGGTACAACACAAACTTTTCATGAGATGTCTGTAGAAGCAAAAACCGGAAAATATTACATTACGGTAACAGATGAAGCCGGAAATGAAATCAGCAGGAGGATTGAAATTGTAAAAGAATAAGGAAATTACGGAAAATAAGAAGCCAATCATTATGATTGGCTTTTTTACTCATAGTATGGCTTACTGTTATTTTGTCTTCACTGCATATACAGTACCATCTTCGGCAATAGCTTTATCAATAATATAAAGATATTTTTTGCCTCCATAAGAACAGAAAACCTGTATTTTTCGGTCAAGAAACTGGTACAATATGATTTCGAAATTGCCATTAGCATTTTGAAATGAATAAATAGTAGCCAGATCATACAGGTCAGTGTGTTTGTCATCATAACCTGTTTTGTAAATAGTAAATTTTTCTGCTGGAGTTCCTTTGAGTTCAAAGTCTACCGTAGTCAAACCAAAGAAAAATAGTCCTTCAGCCTTTTCCTCAGTACCTCTGATGTAATCTCCTTTGCTGTCAACTGTTACAGGAAAACGACTTGAAAAAGCGAATTTGTAATCTTGCGAAAAAGCCGCAATTGAAAATAAAAATATAAAACTATAAATCATTTTGTTCATAATTATTTCTGCTAAGGATGCAGTTCCCTTTTGGTTAATAAAATTTTGGTAGTATTCTTTAGAGAAAAATAAGGCATTCCGAATAGGGATGCCTTACATTAAATTATACAAATTCCAACTGGATTGAATTGTTATAATTCACTTCTAATCCAGTGATTTTACAGTCAAACAGAAAGTCTATTAATCGTTCAGAATAGAAATCGCCTCCGGCGGCTTGTATTGGGATTATATCTTTGCCATAATACTTTTTTGGGATGGCTATTTTTTCAAAACTATTAATTGGATTTGTTTTGATAAACTGAGAATATTCATCAAAATTTTCAATTGAATGATATTTTTCATTTTTCAAAACCTTACGACCAGTAAAAATTATCGATTTATTAAAATTAATCTCCTGTAAAGTTACTTTCTTGAAATAAACAAGGTAAAATTTCGTGTTCAAATTAATGATTTCAAATTCAAATTCTTTAAAATCAATTGTTTTAAAGCCTTTTATTATTTCAAAATATTTTTCACTAAAAACATAAGTAAGAAAAGTATATTCTGGCGCATACCCCATAATATCCGTTACTTTGGCATTCTTTAGCAAATTTCCTTTAATAAGAGGAGGGTTCAACAATTTTATTTCATCTTGATTTTTCCAAAAATCCTTATTGTTATAATTGAAGAAATTTTTGAAAGCTAAGTAGTTACCATTATCGGTTTCCATATGGTTTTCATTAATATTTATTTGATATATACCATTTTTCACTCCAATAACTCTCGGCTCACAAGACAAAATTATTTCATAATATTTCATAGGTAAAGAAATAAGGCATCCCATTAGGAATGCCTTGAATTAAATTATACAAATTCTAACTGAACAGAATTGTTATAACCAACCTGTAAGCCCGTAATCCCGCAATCTAACAAGAAATCAACTAGCTTTTCAGAATAAAAATTGTTGGAAATAGCTTGAACAGATATAATATCTTTTCCAAAATGTTCTTTGTCAATAGCTATTTTTTCAAATGTGGCTAAAGGGTTGGAATTTAAGAATTGAACATATTCTTTACTATCAGATATACTATGATGCTTAACATTATTTAAAGCCTTATGACCTGTAATAACAGATGATTTTTCAAAATCAATTTTTTCATTCGAAATTGTCTCAATAAATAACAAAAAATACTTTGACGGGACATCATTCATTTTAAAATCAAATGTTTGATGGACTCCGATATCAAAAGTTTTTATAATATCTATAAATTTTTGACTGTAAACATTATCTAAAAAACGAAAACTAGGTGCATAACCCATGACATCAGTTATTTTAGCATTTTTTAGCATTTTCCCATAAATTGTTGGTGGATTTAAGGTATACAGTTTATCCTGGGATTTCCAAAAATCACTGTTTTTACTTGAGAAAAATGATTTAAATTCTTCATAAGAAGGACTATGGCCGATTGCTTTTTCATCTATTTCCAACTGGTATACACCATGTTTTACCCCGATGACTTTAGGTTCAAAAGACCTATTAACTTCATAATATTTCATAGGTAAAGAAATAAAGCATCCCTATTAGGAATGCCTTACATTAAATTATACAAATTCCAACTGGATTGAATTGTTATAATTCACTTCTAATCCAGTAATTTTACAATCAAACAAAAAATCGATAAGCTTTTCGGAATAAAATAATAATGATGTTGGTTGTATTGAAATAATATTCAACTCTGCATGTTTTTTTGAAATACATATTTTTTCGAATTTAGCAAGAGGATTTTGTTGTTTAAACTCCCAATATTCATCATAACTAAAAAAATTAAAATATTCTACGTTATTAAGTGCTTTGTGTCCAGTATAAATTGAAGAATGTTCGAAATTTATATCTCTTGATAAAATAGTTTCAAAAAACAGCATGAAATATTTTTCTTCTACATTTTCAATATCAACTTCAAATGTATTATAGTTGCCAATATTAAATGATTTTATAATGTCTATAAATTTCCTGCTGTACACTAAATTAAGAAAGGAAATATTCTGTGTGTATCCCATGACGTCAGTAACATTTGCGTTCTTTAGCAATTTTGCATTTATTGCAGGTGACATAATGTTTTTTATTTCATTTTGTTGCTGCCAAAAATCTGTATTACTGCTCTTAAAGAATTTAAGTAATTCGTCATATCTGCTATCTTTTTCCAATAGTGGCAAGCCAATATCTATCTGATATAGTCCATTCTTTACGCCGGTAACATCAACATCTAAATCAACTTGGTAGTATTTCATAAATTAAAATCGTTTAAAATAGGTATTAAGAGTGTAGAAAACACAGAAGTCAAGATTTTGAACTTCTGTGTTTAACTTGAATAAAAATAGTTACCAATCTGTACTCAGATTAAAATGTTTCAATACGTGTGGAGGTATTGTATGTATGAACTCACGTCTTTTAAGGACTTGTAACAAATCATTTTCCGTCTGTATTGATTTAATTCAGGTACTATCTTTTTATTAATTACTTCAAATAATTTGATGAGTCGATCTGCTGTATCAATATCACTTTCGAGATCAAGCAAACCTTGTATCATAGCTTGCTCTTCTTTGTCGATTGACCCTAACTGATTATCGATATGAACTTTTCTATTATTAAGAGGTAGACTATTTATTACATAATTATAATGTAAATAGTAAACATTTCCATATTGTGACTTCTGAAGATTAATAATCTTATTAATCTCATTACCGTTCAAAACCCAACTATTTCCTTTCCTTTTAAAACCCAATGGAAGGAATATATTGTTTAATAGGTTTAATAATTCAGTTTTTTTCCATTTTAATATGTATCTAATACTGTTTTCCATATTGTGCCGGGATATTCTGCCTCGAACGTAGCCATATATTTTGATAATTGCTTTTCGTCTGCTTTCATTGCACGAGCATTAAAAGGCTTCAGTTTTGGATTTTTGAATATTACAGAAGCCACTTTTAAATGGCTTCTGTAATGAAACCTAATCTATCGGTAAATTGAAATGTTTTTTCACCGACAATGTAATATCATTTAAATGTGGTCTCCTTTTTAATTCTTCCAAAATATCCGACTCATTATTAATACTTATGATATTAAGCATTAAATTTTCATACAATAAATCTTTTAATCTAATTTCTCGCTCACTATCAATTATTTGATATTCCAAGTCTAGCATATTTATAATTTCCTCATTAGTGCTTTTATTTGATGCTCCGAGTCTATTATAAATATGTCTTTTAAGATTTCCTAATGGAATAGCATTAATAATATATCCATAATTGATGTAGAATCTATTGCTATATTGAGACTTTTGCAAATCAATTATTTTAGTAATTTCATTATTATTTAAAGTCCAATAGCTGCCCTTTTTTTTAAAATCAGCTGGTTTCAAGATTTCGCTAAGAATTCTCTCAAGATCTTTCTTTTCCATTATTATAAATTAATATGTATCTAATACTGTTTTCCATATTGTGCCAGGATACGCTGCTTCAAAGGCGGCCTTGTATTTGGCTAATTGTTTTTCACCTGCTTTCATGGCCCTTGGATTAAAAGGTTTGAGCTCGTAAATGGTTCTGTTTACCATGTCAACAAAATCAGGTCGGATTCCTGGAATTTCTCTAAACTCTTTGATTCCAAGACCCGCAGCTTCTTCCGCAACCTTATAAGCCTTGTGCATTTCCTGTCCCATCTTAAGGGAAGACTTGGTATATTTGGTGAGTTTTCCGAGGTCACCAATATAAGGAACTATTCCCACTGCTGCAATCATTGCATTAGTGTTTTGTCCTCGTGCTAAGTAACCAATGGCATTAAGCCCGTCGACAATACCTGTAGGGTCTAAGACACCTATAAGGTCCATACTGGTTTGAAAGTCATCCCATCGTTTTTCACGCAGTTCCTTGAAATGATATTCATATAAGCCGCTTTTTCTGTACACCCAGTCCTGCATGATGTATTGCGCACCGAATGTGCCCCATGAAAGACCGGCACTGTTTCCGTAAACTTCTACTTCAGGAAGGTTTATGGAGATCGTAAAGTCATGTATCTTGGCTTTTTTTATCTTTAATTGGGCAGAATTTCCACTAAGCAATGCGTTAATGAATTTGTAGATATCTTTCGCTTCATCACCGTTGGCTTCAAAGCCCCAACCATAATTGTAAACGTCTGCTCCGCTAGGGTCAGACCAGTAGGCAGGATTATTGTCATGACCGTTGTAGGGCGACCTTTCATAGTGCACCACAGGGTCAATTCCAGTCCAGCGTCCTATGGCAGGGTCGTAGTCCCTTGAAGGCATATCGAAAAGGTTTAGATTAAATTCTTCCTGAAACTCCTGCCCGTTGAATTTGTAATTGTATACGTAAGGGATGGGACAGGCTGGGCAAAATTCTATCAGGCCACCAATTTCCCTGTCATACATCCTTTTGGTCATGTTATAGTTCTTGTGTGATAGGCCTAAAGAGTAGTAGTTATTTTCCTCCATGATGGCTACCTGCTGTGTAGCCGGGTTCATAGTATAGCTTAGCCTGATGTTGCCCAGGTGGTCTGTGTAATTGTACACATAGTTGAACGTGGCAGGCCTTGAACCACCGGCAGCGGAGTATTTTACATATCCTTCAGTAGTGGCTATGGCTTCCAATATGCCATTTACGTAATCAAAACCGTCAAGATATTCTATCACCTTGACTGGACGGGGAACTTCTGTAACCGTCTTTTTGAGCTTTTCCCCTAAAGCATTATACGTATATTCGATGGTAGCTCCCGTTGCAGCCCCCCAATTGAAATAAATCTTTAGGGGCTGGTTGAGATGATTGTAGATAATTTTCTCTATAAGTTTGTTCTGGTCGGATTTTATATTACCGTTGATGTCATAGCTGTAATCATCTGCATTGTCATTGAACCCATCGCCGTCATCCATGAAGCCTGCGGGCTTTCCGGTATAATCTGTTACCTTGGAAATACGGTTTGAATTGGGTTCGTAAGCATATTCCAGGTCATCAATCATCATTGCCGTAACCACATCATCAAATTCGCCATAACGTTCCAGTTTCCTGATATTGCCGTTTTTGTCATACTCCTGGCTTTCCTTATAGGAATTTGGTGCCGATACGCTTTCTGGTTTATGATAGGAAGTAGACGTAAGGCGGCCCATACTGTCGAACTGATAGGCATGCCTGCGCAGGATGTTGTCGTTTGCCGTTCTCCAATAGGTTTCTGATATGTTACCGTTGAACTGTGCCTGAGTTGCCTGTGGGTTATCATACACGATTTTGAAGGCAAAAAGGTCCGCAGGCTCGCCCGGTTGTGTCAGGGAAGCGACTTTGTTGATTTCCTTGAGCCAGCCTCTTACGGTATAGGAATAGTCAATTTTCTGCAACGGAGAACCTCCCGTCAGGTCGGTTCCGCCAGTCCTTTTTGAAATAAGCTGACCCAGTTCGTCATAGCTGTTCATGGTTAATAATTCAGTTGCCCTGCTGCCAATTTTATGTGTATGGGTGAGTAGGCGGTCCTGGTCGCTATAGGTAAAGTCTTCCCTTATGCTTATGGCACTGCTTGAAGCAGTCCGCTTATGCTCCAGAACGGTGTACAATGTTTTGCCCGAAAAGTCGAATTTGGCATCTTGTTGGGTGTATCCTCCCAGGTAGTTGGACGACCATGTGCGGATAGCCCTTGCTTTATAATCGTACAATATATAAGCTAGTTCGCCCGCGGTTGCAGTGGTAGTTTCAATCACCCTTATCCACGAACCGGTTGGAAGCCCCTTTGGCTTGACCGACAGGTTGTAGAATACGGGCTGACCTTCAATGTTAGGGAAGCTGGTTGGTGCTCCAGGGAAATCGTAATCATCGTAGTAATTGACAGAAAGGATATGGCATGCCGGACCAGTCGGCCATGTCTGGTTGGAGTAGCGGAATGTCACGCCATTTACGTTGCTGTCTGTAGCCGTTTTATTCTCATTGAGGTTTGCGATTTGGGTATCGCGCGCCATCTGTAGAGTGTTCCTGT
This portion of the Flavobacterium lindanitolerans genome encodes:
- a CDS encoding DUF6443 domain-containing protein gives rise to the protein MKKIAIIIILLLSTIGQAQEQSHIKTIIYKTETATSVADPSVSQAIQNFSYFDKLGRPIQHRAYMQSNTGKDIVTHIEYDASGRQSKGFLPYVSTSATKQYDANAATESLSFYASPTMARTGNPDFEATGNPYSEKQFETSPFGRVAKQASPGSKWILPSTPADSDHTVRMEYLTNSTADQIKVYKAVAGTPSGGYYPATLTQDGFYTEGTLYKYLMKDENWTSGNDNTVQEYKNKKGQVILKRKYGTSTVNGIHTESWHDTYYVYDQFGNLTFVLPPMSDGSGSTADLEGLCYQYRYDGRNRLVEKKEPGKTWEFIIYDNLDRPIATGPAFSPFSNSVEPNNIGWLFSKYDVYGRVAYTGWMQARVTSGNRNTLQMARDTQIANLNENKTATDSNVNGVTFRYSNQTWPTGPACHILSVNYYDDYDFPGAPTSFPNIEGQPVFYNLSVKPKGLPTGSWIRVIETTTATAGELAYILYDYKARAIRTWSSNYLGGYTQQDAKFDFSGKTLYTVLEHKRTASSSAISIREDFTYSDQDRLLTHTHKIGSRATELLTMNSYDELGQLISKRTGGTDLTGGSPLQKIDYSYTVRGWLKEINKVASLTQPGEPADLFAFKIVYDNPQATQAQFNGNISETYWRTANDNILRRHAYQFDSMGRLTSTSYHKPESVSAPNSYKESQEYDKNGNIRKLERYGEFDDVVTAMMIDDLEYAYEPNSNRISKVTDYTGKPAGFMDDGDGFNDNADDYSYDINGNIKSDQNKLIEKIIYNHLNQPLKIYFNWGAATGATIEYTYNALGEKLKKTVTEVPRPVKVIEYLDGFDYVNGILEAIATTEGYVKYSAAGGSRPATFNYVYNYTDHLGNIRLSYTMNPATQQVAIMEENNYYSLGLSHKNYNMTKRMYDREIGGLIEFCPACPIPYVYNYKFNGQEFQEEFNLNLFDMPSRDYDPAIGRWTGIDPVVHYERSPYNGHDNNPAYWSDPSGADVYNYGWGFEANGDEAKDIYKFINALLSGNSAQLKIKKAKIHDFTISINLPEVEVYGNSAGLSWGTFGAQYIMQDWVYRKSGLYEYHFKELREKRWDDFQTSMDLIGVLDPTGIVDGLNAIGYLARGQNTNAMIAAVGIVPYIGDLGKLTKYTKSSLKMGQEMHKAYKVAEEAAGLGIKEFREIPGIRPDFVDMVNRTIYELKPFNPRAMKAGEKQLAKYKAAFEAAYPGTIWKTVLDTY